The sequence CTGTAGAGGCAGTTAACCTTCTTTCCAGAGAGGGGATACAAAATATATTTGGTAGAGCAGTTACGAACTTTACTGGCTTTGCTCCATTAGGGACAGTGCTAGTGGCAATGCTAGGAGTTGGAGTTGCAGACAGAACAGGGCTAATTAAAGCACTGATTAAAGTATTAGTCCTTGGGGCACCAGATGCACTGCTAACTGCGGCTGTTGTATTTGCAGGTATTATGTCTAACATAGCGTCAGATGCTGGCTATGTAGTACTTGTACCCCTAGGTGCAATAATATTTGCAGTTAAAGGAAGACATCCTTTAGTAGGACTTGCAGCAGCCTTTGCAGGAGTTTCCGGTGGTTTTAGTGCAAACCTACTTCTTTCCACTATTGATCCTTTGCTTGCAGGTCTAACAGCAGAATCTGCGCAGCTTTTAGATCCAACCTATGCAGTACCACCTACTGTCAACTGGTACTTCATGATAGCTTCTACTTTTTTAGTAACACTTGTGGCCACATGGGTAACAGAAAGAATCGTGGCACCTCGCCTAGGTGAATACAAAGGCGAGCACATAGATCAACTAGACGAAGTGACAAGTGCAGAGAAAAAAGGCTTAGTATGGGCTCTGATAGCCATGCTACTGGTAGCAGCTTTTTTCGCTGCATTGACAGTACCGGCCAATGGTATCCTTAGAAATGACCAAGGAGAAATAATTGCAGGGAATTCTCCCTTTGTTCAAAGTATGGTACCGATAATTGCCTTGATGTTCCTGATCCCAGGCCTTGCCTTTGGTGTGGCTGTGGGCAATGTAAAAAGTGATGGTGACGTGGCAACCTATCTATCAAAGTCCATGCAAGAAATGGGCGGATATATAGCTCTAGCCTTTGCTGCAGGTCAATTCGTTGCATATTTCGGATGGTCAAACATCGGGACAATACTGGCTGTATCTGGAGCCGAATTCCTCCAGGCCATAAATCTAACTGGCCTCCCTCTTATAATAATGTTCATTATAGTAGCAGGCTTTATAAACCTATTCTTAGGAAGTGCTTCTGCTAAATGGGCAATCATGGCCCCTGTATTCGTACCACTATTTATGCAACTGAACTACAGCCCAGAATTTACACAAATGGCATATAGGATTGGTGACTCAGTTACAAACATTATCTCGCCACTGATGCCCTACTTTGCCATAATCATTGCTTTTGCAGAAAAATATGACCACAACATAGGTATTGGGACACTTATCTCTACAATGCTCCCTTACGCAATTGCTTTGCTAATAGCGTGGATATTGCTATTAGTACTATGGTTCTTATTACAACTGCCAATAGGACCAGGAGGAACCATTTTCCTAGGCATGTTGTTGATGTAAAATATCTTCTAATATGTGCATGCAGGACTCAAATTCTGTCCATACAACGATTTCACAATTATAACTACACACCTAACAAAAAAAGGAGTGGCTCAATTTGAGTCGCTCCTTTGACTTAACCACTTATATGTACTGGTTAGAACATATAATAACCTTAGTTACTATTCTTCTACTTCACCTATTGATTTTCCACAATGGGCGCAGAATTTAGCTTCTGGTACAAACCTTTGGCCACAGTCACATAGGTTTAAAGTATTTTGTAGCTCTTTCTCTTTAACAGCAATATTTTCATCTATATCTTGTATAACTAAACACTTAGAAACTATCTCATCTGCGCTTAATTTATCATCGGAAAAGCGCACATAAACAAGTTTTCCTAAATCTGTAAGCATGCCTGTCTTATGAGCCCTAAGGGCAGAAATCTCCTTTTTAATCCTAGAGCTCTCTATCATGGTAGTAGACTTCTCACTAACATTAGAAACACCCTTACTAACACTATCCTTAACCTTATTAAAAAAATCCACAACAACACCCCCAAACAAATCATTTACTAAAATTATATAGATAAAATACAAAAATAAGTACAAAAAATAAAAAACTTAACAAAAAGTCACAGAAGAAACTTTCATATAACACGGGCTAAATAAGCTACATAATTCTGTCCCCAACGGTGTACATACTGCCACAACAGGAGTCAAAAATACCCTATTTGTTCTCTATTTGTCACTGCCCAATATCATAACCCCATTCGCCCGTGATGCCCGAAGGGCGCCGTGTCAAAAAGACTTTAATGTCTTGACAGAATATGGCCCGTGACTATTTAAAATAGGTTCTAACTCTTTTGCATTTAGTTAGTAACAATAATACATTCTATATCAAATAAAAAGTCACAGAAGAAACTTTCATATAACACGGGCTAAATAAGCTACATAATTCTGTCCCCAACGGTGTACATACTGCCACAACAGGAGTCAAAAACACTCTATAGTCATTACCCAATATCATAACCCCAGCAACACTTACCTCGCCCTAAGTCTCCTCTTAACACCTGAAGTAATACTGTCCACAGCATCAATGCGTAACAAAAACACAAGGACAAAATACACAACAGCACCTACACCAATAGCAGCAACAAGGGCCACACTAGCACTAAAATCATTTAAAATAGCGTAAACAACCCTAGCAACAACTCCCATGACCCCCGAAGCAATGCAAATCTTAGCAAAAGACTCGCCAATATTTTTCAAGCCCAAATAGCCTACCTTCTTTCTCAAACTTATAAATAAAAGCCCCGTACAAAAAAGAGCAGAAATACTTGTAGCTAGAGCAAGACCGCCTATACCTAAAAAAGCAGAAAGAACAAAGTTTAATACAATATTTACAACAACAGAAATAGCAGCGTTGATCTTAGGTGTCTTAGTGTCTTGTAAAGAATAGAAGGCCCTAGTTAAAACCTCCCTTAAGCCATAGCCAATCATCCCTATGGAATAGAAGAACAAAGCAGTAGATGTCATTTTAAGGGCTTGTCCATCGAAAGAACCCCTACCAAATAAAAGTTCAACTATTGGTTGAGCAAAAAGCATAGAACCCACAGCTGCTGGTACAACAAGAAGGTTAGTACCACTGATAGCCTCACCAAGAGACTTTTTCAAACCATCCATATTATTCTCTGCAGCCATTTTAGAAATCATAGGATACATAGCTGTGGAGATAGAAACAACAAAAATACCAAAAACAAAACCATTTAGCCTACTGGCATAGTTAAGGGCAGAAATCCCCCCAACTGCCAAACGAGAGGCTAATGTCCTATCCACTAACTTGTTAATCTGATTAACAGAAGACCCTAAAATAACAGGCATGGCTAAATATAAGATTTTCTTTATATTCTCATCCTTAATGTTTAGATTGAACTTATGCTTATAACCTACATCTTTAACAAATGGTACTAAAAGTAATAGCTGCAAAATCATTGCTAAAACAACCCCATAGGATAAGAAAATAGTATCTACGGAGCTACTTAGTACTATTGAAATAATAATAGCAAAGTTAAAAGGAAACCCAGTTAAAGCTGGAATACCAAAATTATTGTTAACCTGTAGATAAGCAGTAAAAACATATGTCAATCCTGAAAAGTAAATACCAAACAAAGTAACACGGGAAAAGCGAACAGCTAATGCAAGGGTATCGCCTTCAAAACCCGATGCAAACATACGCACAACAGGAGCTGTAAAGATCATACCAAATATAAAAAAGCCAGTACAAAGTACTAATGTTATGTTTGTTAGATTACTAGTAAACCTATTAGCCTGTCTTGGCCCTTGGTTTTTCTTTATGCCACTATACATGGGAACAAAGCAAGTGGCAATGGCTGCACCAATAAATGCAAATATAGTCTGAGGGATAGTAAGAGAAATTAAATAAGCATCACTAATAGCTGATGCCCCGTAAAAATACGAAAGTGTAATTTCCCTACCAAAACCCACAAACTTAGAAACAATTGTCAAAATCATCAACAAAATTGCCGTCTTCTTCATAATATATCCCCCATATATAAATTTCGAATTAATTACAATATATAAATAATATAATAGCACAAAAGTACCAAAAGTAACAATATAAAATTACTGGTATCGGTGCAGTACAAGGATTATTCTTATATATTCAGAAACTATTTATATCTATATACTCTATTTCTACCTAATTTCGTAACCCTATTCGTCCGTGATGCCCGTAGGGCGCCGTGTAATATATGCTCTGTAACATCTTGGCAGTATATGGCCCGTGACTATTAATAACAGAAGAACCCTTCTTTAACACGACCTAAACAAGCTACATAATTTTGTCCCCCACGGTGTACATACTGACACAATGGGAGACGAATTATAAATAGTCAAATCCATTTTTTATGTTTTCCTAAGAGGCTATCCCAAATCCGCGAAAGCCAAACGAGCGCTTTCCGTCCACCCAAAAATCCCACCAGTATGAAGGAACAAGATATTCGTACAATCCTTGAATGTCCCCTTCTTGATCTCCTCAACTAAACCATACATGGCCTTACCTGTATAAACAGGGTCCAAAATAATACCCTCAAGCCTAGCAAACCAATGAATAAACTCCAGTTCCTCATGCCTACTTAAAGCGTACCCATCTCCAACATAGCCATCAATAATGTTTAACTCATTCCTATTATAATTAAGCTCCTGTCCTGTATAGCCATTCATCTCATCAATAAGCCCAACAACTTTATCTTTAAAATACTCTGCGTCATCACAAATATTAATACCATATACCTTACCGGAATTATTATGACCCTTATTTGCATAAAAAAGCCCAGCGTAAGTACCACCAGAACCCACAGTAGCTACTACGGCATCAAACTTAACATCAAGTTCCTTCTCTTGCCCTAAAATCTCTTCTAAAGCTTTAAAATAACCAAAAGAACCTATACCATTGGAAGCACCTTCGGGGATTATATATGCCCTATGCCCTTTTGCAGCAAGTTCTTCCGTAATTTCTTTCATAATATCCATCCTGCTCTCACGATATTCTACAGGAGTAACAAAACGTATATCTGCACCTAACAGCTTGCCAAAAAAGAAATTACCTTCTAAGTTGTCACCCCCACTACTGCGTAGAACCAAACATGACCCTAAGCCCAGCTTTGCAGCTACTGCAGCAGTTGCCCTTGCATGATTAGACTGGATACCACCGCAAGTAATCAAGTAATCACACCCCTGATCCAAGGCCTCCTGAATGGCAAACTCTAACTTCCGTACCTTATTGCCAGTAATCTCAGACCCAGTCTGATCATCCCTCTTAACAAAGACATTAACCCCTAACTCCTCACTCAACCTACCCAACCTCTCAATAGAGGTAGGCAAATTAGCCAAAACCAAAGACCCAGGAATCCTCACAAAAACCTCTCCCTTCAATAATATTTTCAAACAGCTTCACACTAACCTCCACTAAAAAGAACTACACTATATAAAAACTTAGTAATTAAAGACTTTTTAGTCCTTAGCAAGTACGCTTTGTAGTCTTTGAATATTGAAGGATAGTGGTAAAAATTCCCTTGGACTTTAAAAACAAAGCAGCTTCACACTAACCTCCACTAAAAAGAACTACACTATATAAAAACTTAGTAATTAAAGACTTTTTAGTCATTAATCAAGTACGTTTTGTAGTCTTTGAATATTGAAGGATAGTGGTAAAAATTCCCTTGAACTTTAAATACAAAGCAGCTTCACACTAACCTCTACTAAAAAGAACCACACTATATATTAAACTTAGTAATTAATGACTTTTTTTAATGCCTTAAGCAAGTGCGCTTTGTAGTCTTTGAATAGTGAAGGATAGTGGTAAAATTCTTTTGAACTTCTTTTTGCGTAAACAAACCTGTTCGCGAAGCGAATCCTGGTGCCCAAAGGGCAATCCTTACCTCACCTCAAGAACAACAGGACAATGATCGCTCCCCATGATATCACAGTCAATCTTAGCATCTACAAGCCTAGACTCTAGCTCCTTTGAAACAATAAAATAATCAATGCGCCACCCTATATTCCTCTCACGGGCATTCCTCATATAAGACCACCAAGAATAAGCATCTGTCTTATTCTCGTAAAAGTACCTAAAAGTATCAATAAAACCTGAGTCCAACAGCGTAGATATCTCATTTCTCTCCTCATCAGAAAAACCAGCATTCTTTCTATTGGTCTTAGGATTCTTTAAATCAATCTCCCTATGAGCAACATTTAAATCGCCACATAAAACAACAGGTTTAGTCTCCTTAAGCTTTAAAAGATAAGTCCTCAAAACCTTCTCCCACTCCAATCTATATTCCAAGCGTGCTAATTGTCTTTGGGCATTGGGAGTATAACTATTGACCAAATAAAAATCCTCAAATTCTAGGGTAATCAACCTACCTTCTTGGTCATGCTTCTCCTCCCCTAAACCATATGCAACAGACAAAGGTTCAATTCTACTAAAAACAGCAGTACCAGAATAACCCTTCTTAACTGCGTAATTCCAATATTGATAATACCCTCCCAACTCAACCTCAACCTGCCCCTCAGACAACTTAGTCTCCTGCAAACAAAAAACATCAGCCTGAACACTATTAAAATACTCCATAAACCCCTTCCCCAAACAACTCCGAAACCCATTAACATTCCAAGAAACCAACCTCATAAAATAACCTCCTAATTAAAAAATATAAAAACAAAAAATCCATTATTAAGTCACGGATCATATCCTGCTACAATCTTTTAACACGGCCTAAATAAGCTACATAATTCTGTCCCTCACGGTGTACATACTGCTACAAAAGCAGCAAAAATACACACATTTACCTCTATTTTATTACCCAAATTCGTAACCCCATTGGCCAGTGATGCCCGAAGGGTGCCGTGTTATAAAACCTTTGAATATCTTGGCAGTATATGGCCCGTGACTATTAATGATAGGTTTTAAATGTTAGTTTTAGCTGCTAGTAATACACTCAAATCAAGTAATTTAGTCACAGAAAAAAACTTTAACACGGCCTAAATAAGCTACATAATTCTGTCCCTCACGGTGTACATACTGCTACAAAACCAGCCAAAAATACTCTCATTTTACCTAATTTCGAAACCCCATTGGCCAGTGATGCCCGAAGGGTGCCGTGTTATAAAACCTTTGAATATCTTGGCAGTATATGGCCCGTGACTATTAATGATAGGTTTTAAATGTTAGTTTTAGCTGCTAGTAATACACTCAAATCAAGTAATTTAGTCACAGAAAAAAACTTTAACACGGCCTAAATAAGCTACATAATTCTGTCCCTCACGGTGTACATACTGCTACAAAACCAGCCAAAAATACTCTCATTTTACCTAATTTCGTAACCCCATTGGCCAGTGATGCCCGAAGGGTGCCGTGTTATAAAATCTTTGAATATCTTGGCAGTATATGGCCCGTGACTATTAATAATAGGTTTTAAATGTTAGTTTTAGCTGCTAGTAATACATTCAAATCAAGTAATTTAGTCACAGAAAAAAACTTTACACGGCCTAAATAAGCTACATAATTCTGTCCCTCACAGTGTACATACTGCTACAAAACCAGCCAAAAATACTCTCATTTTACCTAATTTCGAAACCCCATTGGCCAGTGATGCCCGAAGGGTGCCGTGTTATAAAACCTTTGAATATCTTGGCAGTATATGGCCCGTGACTATTAATGATAGGTTTTAAATGTTAGTTTTAGCTGCTAGTAATACACTCAAATCAAGTAATTTAGTCACAGAAAAAAACTTTACACGGCCTAAATAAGCTACATAATTCTGTCCCTCACGGTGTACATACTGCTACAAAACCAGCCAAAAATACTCTCATTTTACCTAATTTCGTAACCCCATTGGCCAGTGATGCCCGAAGGGTGCCGTGTTATAAAACCTTTGAATATCTTGGCAGTATATGGCCCGTGACTATTAATGATAGGTTTTAAATGTTAGTTTTAGCTGCTAGTAATACACTCAAATCAAGTAATTTAGTCACAGAAAAAAACTTTAACACGGCCTAAATAAGCTACATAATTCTGTCCCTCACGGTGTACATACTGCTACAAAACCAGCCAAAAATACTCTCATTTTACCTAATTTCGAAACCCCATTGGCCAGTGATGCCCGAAGGGTGCCGTGTTATAAAACCTTTGAATATCTTGGCAGTATATGGCCCGTGACTATTAATGATAGGTTTTAAATGTTAGTTTTAGCTGCTAGTAATACACTCAAATCAAGTAATTTAGTCACAGAAAAAA comes from Alkalicella caledoniensis and encodes:
- a CDS encoding AbgT family transporter is translated as MTRKRNFGDSILGGIEKVGNKLPHPITLFFLLAGLTLVLSWIVSMLGITVVHPTTGETVEAVNLLSREGIQNIFGRAVTNFTGFAPLGTVLVAMLGVGVADRTGLIKALIKVLVLGAPDALLTAAVVFAGIMSNIASDAGYVVLVPLGAIIFAVKGRHPLVGLAAAFAGVSGGFSANLLLSTIDPLLAGLTAESAQLLDPTYAVPPTVNWYFMIASTFLVTLVATWVTERIVAPRLGEYKGEHIDQLDEVTSAEKKGLVWALIAMLLVAAFFAALTVPANGILRNDQGEIIAGNSPFVQSMVPIIALMFLIPGLAFGVAVGNVKSDGDVATYLSKSMQEMGGYIALAFAAGQFVAYFGWSNIGTILAVSGAEFLQAINLTGLPLIIMFIIVAGFINLFLGSASAKWAIMAPVFVPLFMQLNYSPEFTQMAYRIGDSVTNIISPLMPYFAIIIAFAEKYDHNIGIGTLISTMLPYAIALLIAWILLLVLWFLLQLPIGPGGTIFLGMLLM
- the murJ gene encoding murein biosynthesis integral membrane protein MurJ; amino-acid sequence: MKKTAILLMILTIVSKFVGFGREITLSYFYGASAISDAYLISLTIPQTIFAFIGAAIATCFVPMYSGIKKNQGPRQANRFTSNLTNITLVLCTGFFIFGMIFTAPVVRMFASGFEGDTLALAVRFSRVTLFGIYFSGLTYVFTAYLQVNNNFGIPALTGFPFNFAIIISIVLSSSVDTIFLSYGVVLAMILQLLLLVPFVKDVGYKHKFNLNIKDENIKKILYLAMPVILGSSVNQINKLVDRTLASRLAVGGISALNYASRLNGFVFGIFVVSISTAMYPMISKMAAENNMDGLKKSLGEAISGTNLLVVPAAVGSMLFAQPIVELLFGRGSFDGQALKMTSTALFFYSIGMIGYGLREVLTRAFYSLQDTKTPKINAAISVVVNIVLNFVLSAFLGIGGLALATSISALFCTGLLFISLRKKVGYLGLKNIGESFAKICIASGVMGVVARVVYAILNDFSASVALVAAIGVGAVVYFVLVFLLRIDAVDSITSGVKRRLRAR
- a CDS encoding D-cysteine desulfhydrase family protein, producing MSEELGVNVFVKRDDQTGSEITGNKVRKLEFAIQEALDQGCDYLITCGGIQSNHARATAAVAAKLGLGSCLVLRSSGGDNLEGNFFFGKLLGADIRFVTPVEYRESRMDIMKEITEELAAKGHRAYIIPEGASNGIGSFGYFKALEEILGQEKELDVKFDAVVATVGSGGTYAGLFYANKGHNNSGKVYGINICDDAEYFKDKVVGLIDEMNGYTGQELNYNRNELNIIDGYVGDGYALSRHEELEFIHWFARLEGIILDPVYTGKAMYGLVEEIKKGTFKDCTNILFLHTGGIFGWTESARLAFADLG
- a CDS encoding exodeoxyribonuclease III, coding for MRLVSWNVNGFRSCLGKGFMEYFNSVQADVFCLQETKLSEGQVEVELGGYYQYWNYAVKKGYSGTAVFSRIEPLSVAYGLGEEKHDQEGRLITLEFEDFYLVNSYTPNAQRQLARLEYRLEWEKVLRTYLLKLKETKPVVLCGDLNVAHREIDLKNPKTNRKNAGFSDEERNEISTLLDSGFIDTFRYFYENKTDAYSWWSYMRNARERNIGWRIDYFIVSKELESRLVDAKIDCDIMGSDHCPVVLEVR